A region from the Streptomyces sp. 3214.6 genome encodes:
- a CDS encoding S-4TM family putative pore-forming effector: MVIGLGAPVISVIWPDLAVVSGAIAGLWIFLGQSVLISAQSAGVNKAAAVQEQFDFYVFGMPSSVDRSTLPSIEEIATVAGPDPELRQTATDEKLLDWYPVDSSNSGILTVAISQRANASYSDRLLRSTAIVWTSLTVIWAVALIVTTVVYDLSLATFLVGIVLPVLPSFLDVVRYVVGIRRAARDRGDLTRSIEIRMRGSTDSIEGNDLLVWQESLYELRRSTPLVPDLIYKMKWAVNEGAMKTAASQLSQQARRSGTGT, from the coding sequence ATAGTTATCGGACTCGGCGCCCCCGTCATCTCTGTCATCTGGCCAGATCTCGCAGTTGTCTCCGGGGCGATTGCAGGATTGTGGATTTTTCTAGGCCAAAGCGTCCTTATTAGTGCCCAGTCAGCCGGGGTAAATAAGGCCGCAGCGGTGCAAGAACAATTCGACTTCTATGTTTTCGGAATGCCGAGCAGCGTCGACCGGTCAACGCTTCCCTCGATAGAGGAAATTGCCACAGTAGCTGGCCCCGATCCAGAACTCAGACAAACGGCAACTGATGAAAAACTGTTGGATTGGTACCCGGTCGACTCTAGCAATTCCGGAATCCTAACGGTCGCCATTTCGCAGCGCGCCAACGCATCCTATTCGGACAGGCTACTGCGGTCGACAGCAATCGTTTGGACATCGCTTACTGTCATTTGGGCTGTGGCGCTCATAGTGACAACTGTCGTGTACGACCTTTCGCTAGCCACGTTCCTCGTTGGAATTGTCCTTCCAGTTTTGCCATCGTTTCTAGATGTCGTCCGATACGTTGTCGGAATTCGGCGCGCAGCACGTGACCGAGGGGACCTGACACGTTCGATCGAAATCCGAATGAGAGGCAGCACTGATTCGATTGAGGGCAACGATCTACTGGTCTGGCAAGAGAGTCTGTACGAACTCCGCCGCTCAACACCACTAGTTCCGGACTTGATCTACAAGATGAAGTGGGCAGTTAACGAAGGGGCAATGAAAACAGCCGCTTCCCAACTGAGCCAGCAGGCAAGGAGATCAGGTACCGGCACCTGA
- a CDS encoding MFS transporter has translation MTALKPRDPRAAVAYDPVDESVLGRSYRALSVGIVSVVLLIAFEATAVGTAMPVAARELDGVSLYAFAFSGYFTTSLFGMVFAGQWSDRRGPLGALSSGIGAFAAGLLVSGSAQVMWVFILGRAVQGLGGGLVIVALYVVVGRAYPERLRPAIMAAFAACWVVPSVVGPLAAGAVTEQFGWRWVFLGIPVLVVLPLGLALPQIRRRAGGPVEGVPAASFDRRRIRLALAISLGAGLLQYAAQDLRPVSLLPGAVGVVLLVPAVLGLLPRGTWRAARGLPSVMLLRGVAAGSFIAAESFVPLMLVTERGLSPTLAGFSLAAGGATWALGSWVQSRSRAEPYRDRLMALGMVLAAGAIAAAPSVLVQSVPPWTVAVAWAFGCFGMGLVISSTSVLLLQLSAPEEAGANSAGLQIADGLSNALLLAAGGAAFAALGGGSGTAAHAAADATVGGASHPAAFVAVFLPMAAVALFGAWVTTRLRERRP, from the coding sequence ATGACCGCCCTGAAACCCCGCGACCCCCGTGCCGCAGTCGCATACGACCCTGTCGACGAGAGCGTTCTCGGGCGTTCCTATCGGGCCCTCAGCGTCGGGATCGTCTCTGTTGTGCTGCTCATCGCCTTTGAGGCGACCGCCGTGGGGACGGCGATGCCGGTTGCGGCTCGGGAGCTCGACGGGGTGTCGCTCTACGCGTTCGCGTTCTCCGGGTACTTCACCACCAGCTTGTTCGGGATGGTGTTCGCCGGGCAGTGGTCGGATCGGCGGGGGCCGCTCGGGGCGTTGAGCAGTGGCATCGGGGCTTTCGCGGCTGGGCTTCTGGTGTCCGGGAGCGCCCAGGTCATGTGGGTGTTCATCCTCGGGCGGGCCGTGCAGGGGCTCGGGGGCGGGCTGGTCATCGTTGCCTTGTATGTCGTCGTCGGGCGGGCTTATCCGGAGCGACTGCGGCCCGCGATCATGGCTGCGTTCGCCGCCTGTTGGGTCGTACCGTCCGTCGTGGGGCCGCTTGCCGCGGGGGCGGTGACCGAGCAGTTCGGGTGGCGGTGGGTCTTCCTCGGGATACCCGTCCTTGTCGTTCTTCCGCTCGGGCTCGCCCTGCCTCAGATACGGCGGCGGGCGGGTGGGCCCGTGGAGGGCGTCCCCGCGGCTTCCTTCGATCGGCGGCGGATCCGGCTGGCTCTCGCCATCTCCCTTGGTGCCGGGCTGCTTCAGTACGCCGCACAGGATCTGCGTCCGGTCTCGTTGCTGCCGGGGGCAGTCGGAGTCGTGTTGCTCGTGCCCGCCGTGCTCGGGCTGTTGCCGCGCGGGACGTGGCGGGCGGCCCGGGGGCTGCCGTCCGTGATGCTGCTGCGCGGGGTCGCCGCCGGCTCGTTCATCGCCGCCGAGTCCTTCGTGCCGTTGATGCTGGTGACCGAGCGGGGGCTGAGTCCCACCCTTGCCGGGTTCTCGCTCGCCGCCGGGGGCGCTACCTGGGCGTTGGGGTCGTGGGTGCAGTCGCGGTCGCGGGCGGAGCCGTATCGGGACCGGTTGATGGCGCTCGGGATGGTGCTGGCGGCCGGCGCGATCGCGGCCGCGCCCAGTGTGCTGGTCCAATCCGTGCCGCCCTGGACCGTGGCCGTCGCCTGGGCGTTCGGGTGTTTCGGGATGGGGCTCGTCATCTCCTCCACCAGTGTGCTGCTGCTCCAGCTTTCCGCCCCCGAGGAGGCCGGAGCCAACTCCGCCGGGCTGCAGATCGCCGATGGTCTGTCCAATGCGCTGTTGCTGGCTGCGGGGGGTGCGGCGTTCGCTGCGCTCGGCGGCGGGAGCGGGACCGCGGCCCATGCGGCGGCCGACGCGACCGTCGGCGGGGCCTCGCATCCGGCCGCCTTCGTCGCCGTCTTCCTGCCGATGGCGGCCGTGGCGCTGTTCGGGGCGTGGGTGACCACCCGGCTGCGCGAGCGGCGACCGTAA
- a CDS encoding type II toxin-antitoxin system death-on-curing family toxin — protein sequence MSRHPTDPAHPTRHLTVPEVTDIARIAFGGRAPEARAPGLLASAVHRPRARMFGTAAYDDVHEQAAALLHAIAANHALVDGNKRAAWLAAVTFLALHGVDLADCDQDAAYDLVIDVASGAEPRVAVIAERLRAL from the coding sequence ATGAGCCGCCACCCCACTGACCCCGCTCACCCGACTCGTCACCTCACCGTCCCCGAGGTGACGGACATCGCGCGGATCGCGTTCGGCGGGCGGGCCCCCGAGGCGCGGGCGCCCGGTCTGCTCGCCTCCGCCGTGCACCGGCCACGCGCCCGGATGTTCGGCACGGCCGCGTACGACGACGTCCACGAGCAGGCCGCCGCCCTCCTGCACGCGATCGCCGCCAACCACGCCCTCGTCGACGGCAACAAGCGTGCCGCGTGGCTGGCGGCCGTGACCTTCCTCGCGCTGCACGGTGTGGATCTCGCCGACTGCGACCAGGACGCGGCATACGACCTGGTCATCGATGTCGCCTCCGGTGCGGAGCCGCGGGTCGCCGTGATCGCCGAGCGGCTGCGGGCGCTGTGA
- a CDS encoding DEAD/DEAH box helicase — protein sequence MSATSASSSHSHHLSPAFPGRAPWGTASKLRAWQQGAMEKYIQEQPRDFLAVATPGAGKTTFALTLASWLLHHHVVQQVTVVAPTEHLKKQWAEAAARIGIRLDPEYSAGPLSRDYHGVAVTYAGVGVRPMLHRNRSEQRKTLVILDEIHHAGDSKSWGEACLEAFEPATRRLALTGTPFRSDTNPIPFVTYEEGNDGIRRSAADYTYGYGSALADNVVRPVIFLSYSGNMRWRTKAGDEIAARLGEPMTKDAISQAWRTALDPRGEWMPSVLRAADQRLTEVRKAIPDAGALVIASDQDAARAYAKLIREITGTKATVVLSDDSGASNRIDEFSASNDRWMVAVRMVSEGVDVPRLAVGVYATTISTPLFFAQAVGRFVRSRRRGETASVFLPTVPDLLTFANEMEVERDHALDKPKKEGEEDPYAESEKEMDEANKEQDEDTGEQEQFAFEALESEAVFDRVMYNGAEFGMQAHPGSEEEQDYLGIPGLLEPDQVQLLLQKRQAKQIAHSRKKPDTEADLLELPAERRPVVSHKEMMELRKQLNTMVGAYVHQSGKPHGVIHTELRRVCGGPPSAEATAGQLRQRIAKVQEWATRMK from the coding sequence ATGTCTGCCACCTCCGCGTCCTCCTCCCACTCCCATCACCTGTCGCCCGCCTTTCCCGGTCGTGCGCCGTGGGGCACCGCCAGCAAGCTGCGTGCCTGGCAGCAGGGGGCGATGGAGAAGTACATCCAGGAGCAGCCGCGCGACTTCCTCGCCGTCGCCACCCCCGGCGCCGGCAAGACGACGTTCGCGCTGACCCTCGCCTCCTGGCTGCTGCACCATCACGTCGTGCAGCAGGTGACGGTGGTCGCGCCGACCGAGCACCTGAAGAAGCAGTGGGCGGAAGCGGCCGCGAGGATAGGCATCCGGCTGGACCCGGAGTACAGCGCCGGCCCGCTCAGCAGGGACTACCACGGCGTCGCCGTGACCTATGCGGGCGTCGGCGTACGGCCGATGCTGCACCGGAACCGGTCCGAACAGCGCAAGACCCTCGTCATCCTCGACGAGATCCACCACGCCGGTGACTCCAAGTCGTGGGGTGAGGCGTGTCTGGAGGCCTTCGAGCCGGCCACCCGCCGCCTCGCGCTCACCGGCACGCCGTTCCGGTCCGACACCAACCCCATCCCCTTCGTGACGTACGAGGAGGGGAACGACGGGATCCGGCGGTCCGCCGCCGACTACACCTACGGTTACGGGTCGGCGCTCGCCGACAACGTCGTGCGGCCGGTCATCTTCCTCTCCTACAGCGGCAACATGCGCTGGCGGACGAAAGCCGGCGACGAGATCGCGGCGCGGCTCGGCGAGCCGATGACCAAGGACGCGATCAGCCAGGCCTGGCGTACGGCGCTCGATCCGCGCGGCGAGTGGATGCCGAGCGTGCTGCGCGCCGCCGATCAGCGGCTCACCGAGGTCAGGAAGGCCATCCCGGACGCCGGTGCGCTCGTCATCGCCTCCGACCAGGACGCCGCCCGCGCCTACGCCAAGCTGATCCGGGAGATCACGGGCACGAAGGCGACCGTCGTCCTGTCCGACGACAGCGGCGCGTCCAACCGCATCGACGAGTTCAGCGCGAGCAACGACCGGTGGATGGTCGCGGTGCGGATGGTGTCGGAAGGCGTCGACGTGCCGCGGCTGGCGGTGGGGGTGTACGCCACCACCATCTCCACGCCCCTCTTCTTCGCCCAGGCCGTCGGGCGTTTCGTGCGGTCCCGGCGGCGCGGCGAGACCGCGTCCGTGTTCCTGCCGACCGTGCCCGACCTCCTCACCTTCGCCAACGAGATGGAGGTCGAGCGCGACCACGCCCTCGACAAGCCCAAGAAGGAGGGCGAGGAGGATCCGTACGCCGAGTCCGAGAAGGAGATGGACGAGGCGAACAAGGAGCAGGACGAGGACACCGGAGAACAGGAGCAGTTCGCCTTCGAGGCGCTGGAGTCCGAGGCCGTCTTCGACCGGGTGATGTACAACGGCGCCGAGTTCGGCATGCAGGCCCACCCGGGAAGCGAGGAGGAGCAGGACTACCTCGGCATTCCGGGGCTCCTCGAACCCGACCAGGTGCAGCTGCTGCTCCAGAAGCGGCAGGCCAAGCAGATCGCGCACAGCAGGAAGAAGCCGGACACCGAGGCCGACCTGCTGGAACTGCCCGCCGAGCGGCGGCCGGTCGTCTCGCACAAGGAGATGATGGAGCTGCGCAAGCAGCTCAACACGATGGTCGGCGCGTACGTCCATCAGAGCGGTAAGCCGCACGGTGTGATCCACACCGAGCTGCGGCGCGTGTGCGGGGGGCCGCCGAGCGCGGAGGCGACGGCGGGGCAGCTGCGGCAGCGGATCGCCAAGGTGCAGGAGTGGGCCACGCGGATGAAGTGA
- a CDS encoding IclR family transcriptional regulator: MTAETSQTLDRGLKVLKLLADTDHGLTVTELSNKLGVNRTVVYRLLATLEQHALVRRDLGGRARVGLGVLRLGRQVHPLVREAALPALRSLAEDIGATAHLTLVDGTEALAVAVVEPTWTDYHVAYRAGFRHPLDRGAAGRAILAARQRRPDEPGYTLTHGELEAGASGAAAPLLGVTGVEGSVGVVMLADAVPERVGPRVMDAAREVAEALR; encoded by the coding sequence GTGACCGCGGAGACCTCCCAGACGCTCGATCGAGGGCTGAAGGTTCTCAAGCTGCTGGCCGATACCGACCACGGGCTGACCGTCACCGAGCTTTCCAACAAACTGGGCGTGAACCGGACCGTTGTGTACCGGTTGCTCGCCACCCTGGAGCAGCACGCACTCGTACGACGTGACCTGGGCGGGCGAGCCCGCGTCGGACTCGGCGTGCTGAGGCTCGGCCGCCAGGTGCATCCGCTGGTGCGGGAGGCCGCGTTGCCCGCGCTGCGGTCGCTGGCCGAGGACATAGGGGCGACCGCGCATCTGACGCTGGTGGACGGGACGGAGGCGCTCGCCGTCGCCGTCGTCGAGCCGACCTGGACGGACTACCACGTGGCCTACCGGGCCGGGTTCCGGCATCCGCTGGACCGGGGCGCCGCGGGCCGGGCGATCCTCGCCGCACGCCAGCGGCGACCGGACGAGCCGGGGTACACCCTGACGCACGGCGAGTTGGAGGCGGGGGCGAGCGGGGCCGCGGCGCCGTTGCTCGGAGTCACGGGCGTCGAGGGCAGCGTGGGTGTGGTGATGCTGGCGGACGCGGTGCCGGAGCGGGTGGGGCCGCGGGTGATGGACGCTGCGCGGGAGGTGGCGGAGGCGTTGCGCTGA
- a CDS encoding YlbL family protein yields MLSRLSRPQALVVCALPLVALFATAAFAPLPFSVAQPGMTANVLGENKGDPVITISGAPTRETKGQLRMTTIEATSPDTDVTLSDVIDGWFRTDQAIMPRDSVYPSGESTKEIERHNTEQMRQSQDAATEAALSYLHRTGDGLKVTLKLADVGGPSAGLLFSLGIVDKLDGDGSGGDLTGGRTIAGTGTIDADGKVGAVGGVALKTQAARRDGATVFLVPKDECGDAKAELPKGLRLIPVTTLKGAVGALVALENGKGSVPSC; encoded by the coding sequence GTGCTCTCTCGTCTCTCACGTCCCCAGGCCCTCGTCGTCTGTGCTCTGCCGCTCGTGGCGCTGTTCGCCACGGCGGCGTTCGCGCCGTTGCCGTTCTCGGTGGCGCAGCCGGGCATGACGGCGAACGTCCTCGGTGAGAACAAGGGCGACCCGGTCATCACGATCTCCGGCGCGCCCACCCGGGAGACTAAGGGGCAGCTGCGGATGACGACGATCGAGGCGACCAGCCCCGACACGGACGTCACGCTCTCCGATGTGATCGACGGCTGGTTCCGTACCGACCAGGCGATCATGCCGCGCGACTCGGTCTACCCCAGCGGGGAGAGCACCAAGGAGATCGAGCGGCACAACACCGAGCAGATGCGGCAGTCCCAGGACGCCGCGACCGAGGCCGCGCTGTCGTACCTGCACCGCACCGGCGACGGCCTCAAGGTCACACTGAAGCTGGCCGACGTGGGCGGCCCGAGCGCGGGGCTGCTGTTCTCGCTAGGCATCGTCGACAAGCTCGACGGCGACGGCAGCGGCGGCGACCTCACGGGCGGCCGCACGATCGCCGGGACGGGGACCATCGACGCCGACGGCAAGGTCGGCGCGGTCGGCGGCGTCGCCCTGAAGACGCAGGCCGCCCGGCGCGACGGGGCGACCGTGTTCCTCGTGCCGAAGGACGAGTGCGGCGACGCGAAGGCCGAGCTGCCCAAGGGCCTGCGGCTGATCCCGGTCACCACCCTCAAGGGCGCGGTGGGCGCACTTGTCGCCCTGGAGAACGGGAAGGGCTCGGTACCGAGCTGCTGA
- a CDS encoding glycine betaine ABC transporter substrate-binding protein has product MVDDVSPGSIGQGEPLDGAHLTVTSKSFTENLILGAMIGIAFQAAGADVLDRTGIQGSIGSREAVRKGDADAMYEYTGTAWITYMGNSEPITDPQAQWRAVHDADLGNGLTWLPPSRLDNTYALAMNQANHRKYGTNTLSDVAALSKSDPGAVTLCVEGEFANRADGLPGMEKAYGMNIAASRITQMDTGIIYTQAAKGSCTYGEVYTTDGRIRSMNLVVMDDDKDFFPNYNAAPVINSKALKKWPAIAGLLNPITKRLDNTVAQELNAKVDVDGEDPHQVALDWMKVQGFVK; this is encoded by the coding sequence ATGGTCGACGACGTCTCGCCCGGGTCGATCGGACAGGGCGAGCCGCTGGACGGCGCCCATCTCACGGTGACGTCCAAGTCGTTCACCGAGAACCTCATCCTCGGCGCGATGATCGGCATCGCCTTCCAGGCGGCCGGCGCGGACGTACTGGACCGTACCGGCATCCAGGGCTCCATCGGCAGCCGTGAGGCGGTCCGCAAGGGCGACGCCGACGCCATGTACGAGTACACGGGCACCGCGTGGATCACGTACATGGGCAACAGCGAGCCCATCACCGACCCGCAGGCGCAGTGGCGGGCGGTCCATGACGCCGACCTGGGGAACGGGCTGACCTGGCTGCCGCCGTCCCGGCTGGACAACACCTACGCGCTGGCCATGAACCAGGCCAACCACAGGAAGTACGGCACGAACACGCTGTCGGACGTGGCCGCGCTGTCGAAGTCGGACCCGGGTGCCGTGACGCTGTGCGTGGAGGGCGAGTTCGCCAACCGGGCGGACGGGCTGCCGGGCATGGAGAAGGCGTACGGCATGAACATCGCGGCGTCCCGGATCACCCAGATGGACACGGGGATCATCTACACGCAGGCGGCGAAGGGGAGTTGCACCTACGGGGAGGTGTACACGACCGACGGCCGCATCAGGTCGATGAACCTGGTGGTGATGGACGACGACAAGGACTTCTTCCCCAACTACAACGCGGCCCCCGTGATCAACTCCAAGGCGCTGAAGAAGTGGCCGGCGATCGCGGGCCTGCTGAACCCGATCACGAAGAGGCTCGACAACACGGTGGCGCAGGAGCTGAACGCCAAGGTGGACGTCGACGGGGAGGATCCGCACCAGGTCGCCCTGGACTGGATGAAGGTCCAGGGGTTCGTGAAGTGA
- a CDS encoding ABC transporter permease has protein sequence MSTPELDDRPEEPAENQAQEQAQEQAQADAEAEAESPSPPPAPPRRRLTWQKLTFLPAFLVALLLATWLWFQQADLDTISKNALSNGQVSKALWQQVQLTVISTFFVLIIAIPLGILLTRRRFRKATPVALALANMGQATPAIGLLALLVIWLGIGRRAALIGIIAYAVLPVLSNTVAGLKANDPTLLEAARGIGMTPVGVLCRVELPLAVPLILAGVRTALVLNVGTATLATFGGGGGLGVLITAGITNQRMPVLVLGAILTVALALLVDWLASLAEVLLRPRGLEVGT, from the coding sequence GTGAGCACCCCCGAGCTCGACGACCGGCCGGAGGAACCGGCGGAGAACCAGGCGCAGGAACAGGCCCAGGAACAGGCGCAGGCGGACGCGGAGGCGGAGGCGGAGTCGCCGTCCCCGCCGCCCGCTCCCCCGCGGCGACGCCTCACCTGGCAGAAGCTGACCTTCCTGCCCGCCTTCCTGGTCGCCCTGCTGCTGGCGACCTGGCTGTGGTTCCAGCAGGCGGACCTGGACACGATCTCCAAGAACGCGCTGTCGAACGGGCAGGTGTCCAAGGCCCTGTGGCAGCAAGTCCAACTCACGGTGATCTCCACCTTCTTCGTGCTGATCATCGCGATCCCGCTGGGCATCCTGCTCACCCGGCGGAGGTTCCGGAAGGCGACACCCGTCGCGCTGGCCCTCGCCAACATGGGGCAGGCGACCCCCGCGATCGGCCTGCTGGCGCTGCTGGTGATCTGGCTGGGCATCGGCCGCAGGGCCGCCCTGATCGGCATCATCGCCTACGCCGTCCTGCCCGTGCTCTCCAACACCGTGGCGGGGCTGAAGGCGAACGACCCGACGCTGCTGGAGGCGGCCCGCGGGATCGGCATGACCCCCGTCGGGGTGCTGTGCCGGGTGGAGCTGCCGCTGGCGGTCCCGCTCATCCTGGCCGGCGTCCGCACGGCGCTCGTGCTGAACGTCGGCACGGCGACCCTGGCGACCTTCGGCGGGGGCGGCGGCCTGGGCGTCCTGATCACGGCCGGCATCACCAACCAGCGCATGCCGGTGCTGGTGCTGGGCGCGATCCTCACGGTGGCGCTGGCGCTGCTGGTCGACTGGCTGGCCTCGCTGGCCGAGGTGCTGCTGCGGCCACGCGGACTGGAGGTGGGCACGTGA
- a CDS encoding betaine/proline/choline family ABC transporter ATP-binding protein (Members of the family are the ATP-binding subunit of ABC transporters for substrates such as betaine, L-proline or other amino acids, choline, carnitine, etc. The substrate specificity is best determined from the substrate-binding subunit, rather than this subunit, as it interacts with the permease subunit and not with substrate directly.), whose translation MSDSPDGSRASSHGASIELENLTKRYPGNPNPAVDNVTMEIKAGETVIFVGPSGCGKSTTLKMINRLIEPSGGRIRIDGEDVTDIDPVKLRRKVGYAIQSSGLFPHMTVAQNISLVPRMIGWPKARIRGRVEEMLDLVGLDPGEFHGRYPRQLSGGQQQRVGVARALAADPPVLLMDEPFGAVDPITRDHLQDELIRLQHELHKTIVFVTHDFDEAIKLGDRIAVLRERSHIAQFDTPEAILTNPADDFVSGFVGAGAALKRLNLSRVRDVEITGYPTVTVDDPLQTIFNKLRVSGTNEILLLDRRGRPYKWLRRGDLMRARGSLARAGTLVHDTVTRDATLRDALEAVLTDSTGRVAVTGRRGEYTGVVDMETLMNSVHELLEADRLEALEAQHDLEEARAAQTHAEQEGPAGEAKA comes from the coding sequence GTGTCTGACTCGCCCGACGGCTCCCGCGCCTCCTCCCACGGGGCGTCGATCGAGCTGGAGAACCTCACCAAGCGCTACCCGGGCAATCCGAACCCCGCCGTCGACAACGTCACCATGGAGATCAAGGCGGGCGAGACCGTCATCTTCGTGGGGCCGTCCGGCTGCGGGAAGTCGACGACGCTGAAGATGATCAACCGGCTGATCGAGCCGAGCGGCGGACGGATCCGGATCGACGGCGAGGACGTCACCGACATCGACCCGGTGAAGCTGCGCCGCAAGGTGGGGTACGCGATCCAGTCGTCCGGACTCTTCCCGCACATGACGGTCGCGCAGAACATCTCGCTCGTGCCGCGGATGATCGGCTGGCCGAAGGCGCGGATCCGGGGCCGGGTGGAGGAGATGCTCGACCTGGTCGGCCTCGACCCCGGCGAGTTCCACGGCCGCTATCCGCGCCAGCTGTCCGGCGGGCAGCAGCAACGGGTGGGTGTGGCAAGGGCGTTGGCGGCCGACCCGCCGGTGCTGCTGATGGACGAGCCGTTCGGCGCCGTCGACCCGATCACCCGCGACCACCTCCAGGACGAGCTGATCCGGCTCCAGCACGAGCTGCACAAGACCATCGTGTTCGTCACCCACGACTTCGACGAGGCGATCAAGCTCGGCGACCGGATCGCGGTGCTGCGCGAGCGCTCGCACATCGCCCAGTTCGACACCCCGGAGGCGATCCTCACCAACCCGGCGGACGACTTCGTGTCCGGGTTCGTCGGGGCGGGGGCGGCCCTGAAGCGGCTCAACCTCAGCCGCGTCCGGGACGTGGAGATCACCGGCTACCCGACGGTGACCGTCGACGACCCGCTCCAGACCATCTTCAACAAGCTCCGGGTCAGCGGCACGAACGAGATCCTGCTGCTGGACAGGCGGGGCCGGCCCTACAAGTGGCTGCGCCGCGGGGACCTGATGCGGGCCAGGGGCTCACTGGCCCGGGCGGGCACCCTGGTCCACGACACGGTGACCCGGGACGCCACCCTGCGCGACGCGCTGGAGGCGGTGCTGACCGACAGCACCGGACGGGTCGCGGTCACCGGGCGGCGCGGCGAGTACACCGGGGTCGTCGACATGGAGACGCTGATGAACTCCGTCCACGAACTGCTGGAGGCCGACCGGCTGGAGGCCCTGGAGGCACAGCACGACCTGGAGGAGGCCCGGGCCGCGCAGACGCACGCCGAACAGGAGGGCCCGGCCGGGGAGGCGAAGGCGTGA
- a CDS encoding ABC transporter permease, whose protein sequence is MSFWEYLGNRHQQLLTDAYQHASVVFQCMVVATLLGVLIGVLAYRSEWGGNLATTATSTILTIPSLAMIGLLIPMVGLGVPPTVIALTLYGLLPIVRNAIVGLRGVDPSLVDAAKGIGMSRLTRLTRVELPLAWPPILTGIRVSTQMLMGIAAIAAYASGPGLGNEIFRGIASLGSKNALNQVLAGTLGIIVLALLFDAAYVLIGRLTIPRGIRV, encoded by the coding sequence GTGAGCTTCTGGGAGTACCTGGGCAACCGTCACCAGCAGCTGCTCACCGACGCCTACCAACACGCCAGCGTCGTCTTCCAGTGCATGGTCGTGGCGACCCTGCTGGGTGTGCTGATCGGGGTCCTCGCCTACCGCAGCGAATGGGGCGGCAACCTCGCCACCACCGCCACCTCCACCATCCTCACCATCCCGTCGCTCGCCATGATCGGTCTGCTGATCCCGATGGTGGGGCTGGGCGTTCCGCCGACGGTGATCGCGCTGACGCTGTACGGGCTGCTGCCGATCGTGCGCAACGCCATCGTCGGGCTGCGCGGGGTCGATCCGTCCCTGGTGGACGCGGCCAAGGGCATCGGGATGTCCCGGCTGACGCGGCTGACGCGGGTCGAGCTGCCGCTGGCCTGGCCGCCGATCCTGACCGGGATCCGGGTCTCCACGCAGATGCTGATGGGCATCGCCGCCATCGCCGCGTATGCCTCCGGGCCCGGTCTCGGCAACGAGATCTTCCGTGGCATCGCCTCGCTGGGCAGCAAGAACGCGCTCAACCAGGTGCTCGCGGGCACGCTCGGGATCATCGTGCTGGCCCTGCTGTTCGACGCCGCGTACGTCCTGATCGGACGGCTGACGATTCCCAGGGGGATCCGTGTCTGA
- a CDS encoding Lrp/AsnC family transcriptional regulator, producing MGIDQLDGRIIVLLAREPRLGVLEMSRRLGVARGTVQARLDRLQSNGVIRGFGPEVDPAALGYPVTAFATLQIRQGQGADVRAHLATVPEVLELHTTTGSGDMLCRLVARSNADLQRVIDLVVGFDGIVRAATAIVMENPVPLRIIPLVEQAAGLRTGR from the coding sequence ATGGGGATCGATCAGCTGGACGGCCGGATCATCGTGCTGCTGGCCCGGGAGCCGCGGCTGGGGGTGCTGGAGATGTCCCGGCGGCTGGGGGTGGCCCGCGGGACGGTGCAGGCGCGGCTCGACCGGCTTCAGTCGAATGGAGTCATCCGGGGATTTGGCCCCGAGGTCGATCCGGCGGCCCTCGGCTACCCGGTCACCGCCTTCGCCACGCTGCAGATCCGGCAGGGGCAAGGGGCCGACGTGCGGGCGCACTTGGCCACCGTCCCGGAGGTGCTGGAGCTGCACACCACCACCGGCAGCGGGGACATGCTGTGCCGGCTGGTGGCCCGTTCCAACGCCGATCTCCAGCGGGTGATCGACCTGGTCGTCGGTTTTGATGGCATTGTCCGGGCCGCCACCGCGATCGTGATGGAGAACCCCGTTCCGCTGCGGATCATCCCGCTGGTGGAACAGGCGGCAGGCCTGCGGACAGGGAGATGA